Genomic DNA from Hordeum vulgare subsp. vulgare chromosome 2H, MorexV3_pseudomolecules_assembly, whole genome shotgun sequence:
CACTACCATTTTAGTAAGGGATTTATCCTCATATTGTTGGAGAAACCATTCTTTGCTAACATGGCTCAGCCTAGCAATGGCTGGGAATTTATTGTCCCAGAATGCAAAAAAAAATGTCcgccactttgttgctttcagcacGTTTTCTAATGAAGTCAAGCCCCTTCTGGATGTCCGCTGCTGCACTATGCTGTGTCTTACCATAGACAAGAGGCATATACACCTTCTTCACCAACTTTCAGTTAAGGTGACGGCTAACGGCTTCCTTGACACTAGCTTCCAGAGATTATGATGGAATCTCCTCTTTGAAGTCCTCTAATAGTGAGGAATATAGGTCATATACTTGATCCTCACCATCAACCCGTCAAAAGTTAGTACGCACTGCTAGATCCTGGAAATAGCTCATTATCTGGTAAGCAGACGAGGATGCATCACATATATATGTGACATCCGCAACCTCAGATTTGGGTTTAGCATTTACCTGTTTCCTTCCATCCAACCTGGGAAGGGATCCCTCCATGTGCTCTCTATGACACTTGGCCTGATTGTTACCACCGGTATCTCTCCTCGCATGCAGTTGATGACCATCTCGCCCATGGCCTTTGTGAACACATAAGTGTCTTGCCAACCATAGAGTTTGGCCCTATGAATAAATAAATTGCACAAATCAAATACTTCATGTGTGTATTCGTATCTACAGACATGAGAAAGTAACAGGGAAATACTAGAATACCTCGACTACCTAACTCTTTCATTTCTTGAGTAACAGAAGCAGAGGCAGAAGAATGCCTTCTGGAGTAAAAAGCCAACTTGATCTCAGCCTCGATATCCAACACGGTATTCTGATGTGCCGAAAAATCTGAGGAACCTATCCCCTTTGTTATGGTATCCCCTAAGCAAAATGGCTTCTCTAGTATCAAACCTTGCCTCTGCCCATTCACATATGCTGTTTGGCCAAAAACATGACATGCAAACATACTGCTAAAGCTTGTTTGTAAGCTTTTGAGATTAATAGAAACAGGTTACCATTTGATTTCGACCACAAGAAACTCTTATTTGGCATTCTGACCTGTTGATACTTGCAAGAAGAGCTTCAGTCTTCGAAACCGCTGCGCGAAACTCATTATCCGGAATGGCCCCACGGTGTTGATGTCTAGTGCTACATCATACCTGCAAGTTGCAATACTTTTATTGCTATGGAATGTGAACTTACACATTTAGTAATGGAAGCAATCCTTGGTGCAAGACTAGTATAGCTTCACGAACCTCTCATCAAAAGTGGTATTTGATGCAGAGTTTACGATAACATCCACTTCTTCCGCGATCTCTTTGGCTAACTCAGGAGCAATGCCAATGTTGGCTTCCCTGAAATTACCAACGACTGGAACCTGCTTGCTTAATACAAAGCTGTGGTAGTTTTTCCCATGGATTTCCTGTAAACATCTGAACAACTCAGTATCTTCTACCTGTATTGCAGACGGAAAATATGGTCATTTGCATGAAGAACAGAAAGTAGTCCGAAGTAATCATCATACCTCGTTCTTCAATCTTTTCATGGCTGCTTCATTGTCCTTGGCCTTGATCAACACGTATATTTTACCAACATCAGGATTTGTCCTTAAAATGGGATCGATAAGAACTGATGATCAGAATCCGACAAAGTAGAATGGAAGAACAAAGGAAGGAAGTCAGGTAGCTTAGAGCAAGACAAAGGCAGAATGGAAGAACAGCCTAAAAGTGGGGGGCCAGACAGAAACTGTCTCACTCAAACTGGCATTTGAAAATGCTACCCGCCCTTCCCCTATTTCTGCATTTCATTCTTCTATTCCTTCTGCTTGCTTTTCTAGTTAAGCTGCTCATAAACTAGATCCATAAAACTCACTCAGCTACTGTCTTCTTTCTATAATTGGTCTCTAAGTCCAAGTAATCGATAAAGTATAATCCTCTTCCCAGCTCCGCCACCTCCTTTCTACCGAGTATGCTCTActtgaaagaacatatttctcaaTAAATAAGTGCATTACTATATTCACAGCTACAAACTAAGCCTAATTTCCAATATGTCATATGTATCACTTTGATGTTGTGGGATCACTGGCTTCTTGCTCAACGGATTTCGCTTCTGCACTTGACTTGAGAAGGGCGAAGCCTTCATGACCGGTACCGGTATCTGTTCAAGAAGTCAGTACTTATGCGGCACTGAACAAAGGGTGAGATCGATGAAATGCAATACATGTTTGAATATTTCCTATCTTCTTCCAGCCATCAAACTTGTTCAATTCGTTTTCTTGAGATCTGTGGAATAGTGATATCATACTTGAATCCACATTCCCAGTATTTGAGGAAGAAGTAGAATCTTAGTCCTTTCTAATTTCTAAGTTGGGAATTTGATATCGACTAAATCAAGAAACTCGATTTCACTATGATATGACCACTGAACCCTTTGATGCAACATTTCTTGTTTCCAGAAGATCTCGGATGGTTTCTGAAGCTTCCATGATCTTGTAAAAGAAAGAAACCCTTTCTATAAGTCATGAAGACGTGGACCAAAAGACTAAGAAACTGCACAATCTATTGATTGACTGAAAAACTCAAGCTGAGTAACTTGCTGGAATGATCGCTCCGGCTCTGGGCCGTCTGATCTTCGGGATGCAGAATAGGGGATCGCTTGCCAACCATTAGTTAGGACCAGTGAAAACCCACGCTTGGTGAAGGCGAAGTTCAGTTTGGAGATCTAACAATTCCTTATGTCGTGTATCCTCGATTGATGCAGCCTCAGATGCTTCAATTGTAGATTTGAGTATTGAGCGAAAGGTTACACCACCTATAGGTTCTGTATTACAGGCCAATCCTACTCCACTAGTACCAATAGGCGGCATAGGGGAAAAAGCACAACACCTAGGAATAGGAATCAACAACACAAAAACTTTCTGAGAAATTACCCAGCAAGAAAACGTATGCGCGTGGGCGCAACGGATTTCGCTCCCGTGCGCTCATCCCTTGCTTGTTCTTTCGGACTAGCACTCTTTCCCTCTCTTTGAAGTAGATTTCTCAGCTCCACGAGTCAAACGAAATAAGGCGAAAGGCCCACTACTTCTTCATTCATGGCTTATTGATTTGATTGATCCCCCTTTCGTATTCATTCGACCTGAGGTGAGGTTGGAACAAGAGTTTTCATAAAAAGAATGGTTCTTTTATGCAATTATGAACGGGCAGGCCTCTTGTGGATTCCTCCAACTCTATGAATGAAGGGGGGAGTATGAGGAAGGCCGATTTTCTTTCTATATGAAGATGAAAAAAGGATCAGGGTCAAACATTTCTTACTTTTGTTGAGTATGACTGAATGAGGAAGAGCTCCTTATGTGGTATCACTTTACCACCATCTGAAATGCGCGAAACTCCGATTGGTGGAAGCCAGTCCATGAAGATTCTCCCTTCTCTTACGTGAAATTCCCCTCTTTCGGTAAGCATCCAGTATCTCAGCAAATGAACATTTCTCTAAGCTTATCCTGTAGCTTATACGTCGTTTGAAAGCTGCTCCAAGGATCCAACGAATAGCTAAGGTTTGTTGACGATCCCTGGCTACAATCCCAGGAACATCATAAATAGTACCTGCGACTCCTACTTTGACCACTTCGCATATTGGCTTTATATTATCTACGGCGTCAACCATAAGTTTTATTACATCGCGTTCAGTTCGAGCTAGGCGGTGAAAAGTTTTATAAACAATAGCACGAACTCTCGTTCTTTTACCATCGATCATGCGAAAGTTTACCAATTTCTTGATCAATTCTTTTTGCTCACCATCAAAGTCCCCCATATAGCTGAGAATTTCCGAGCAATTGGAAGCCGCTTTCGATGACGAGGCCGATAAATTGATATTACGCGATCGTTACTGTCCATCTTTTTCAGCTCTGCTCCCGAAAAGAGAAAGGAGACTGATCTTGACGTCGGCGTTGGTTTTTCCAACGAAACATTCTTTCACGAACTAAATGCTAGTTGCCTTGTAACGCATACACTGGAGCGTTTGTCCCATCGACGAAGGCCACTATACGCGTTTTCTGAAGAGCAACATGAGACTTTCTTTTCCTCTGGCTACTAAGATGTTTCAGTTCGCCAGGTTGTCTCTTGCCTGCTCATGGATTCAGCAGGCAGTTCAAAAGGTTGACCTATTTGGGAATCTCCGGATCTATGCTTATTTTCAACTCCCCGAAGCATTTCGTCGCTTGCTACGCCCTTCCTCGTCTCTGGGTGCCATCCTTTCTCCTGCATTTTCGTGCACATAAGCATAGCTCCAACCACTTTTCATGCTTAGCAAATGCTGTAATGAGGGTGCTGAATGTATACGGATCTGGCACAAGATCTCTGTCTGCCTTTTCTTTCAGCTGATCCTCTACCTAATGGTTCAGACCCTGGCAGACACCGGTGCGAGAACAGAGGCAAGTCAACTATACCAGCATTTCTGAAGATAGGCAACTCTTTATTTCTGAAGATAGGAATTCAAGATAAATAGATCCGCATTCAAGTTTTAGGCTTGTGTCCTTTCATCTAGAATGGCTGCTGCTTGGTCTTCAGTGAGCGAAGTCATTTCCTCAATAGAGTTCTTTGCCCGACAAAAGTGAATCTTGATCTTTCTTCTTGATAGTTTGTGATCGAGCCAATCTCACAATTTCGATCTTGCTACTACCACTATAGCCCTGAGTGACTATGGCTACCTGAACTGAAGGAGTTCCCACAAGACCTGTGAATGTCAACTTCACTCTAAGGGTAAAGCATGCTCGCTCCTTCGCTCGTACGAACAATCACTCGTTGCTGGGAGCTCTATCCTCCTCGCACTACTAAAAACAGGGTGAAAGAATCTCCCGCGTTCAGTCTGTGGAGGCCGACCATCATAGTCGTCTCTACACCAAGTTGGTCTTAAAGTCTACTCTGACTTGCCGCAAGTTGCCTCAACACCGCTGGTCCTTGTTGACTCGCGGCAAGCTTTCTACATCAACCCCTAAGGTGCTTAAAAGTCTTGTGCTCTCTCTATTTTCCTATCGTGGGGAATTAATTAGGAGACTAGTGAGTTCGCCCAAAACGTCACCTACTGTGAGAGGATACTATTCTCCCTTCTCTGCCCAGTGAATCTGGAACCCTAGTTGTTTGCCTGGGGATTCTCCTCCTATTCCTCGACTCTTTATTAAGGAGACAGACCGGTAATCTAAACTTATATTCTTTTTACATATATTGCTTTTCAGTAACAGCTTCAATACTCTTCTTGACAGGAGCAAACTCTACTATCTTCTTCTTAGGACATCTGCTAATGTCATGACCAAACTCCTAGCAAACAGCACTGGATTTGGGCTTCCATGCATATTCTGCTTTAATCTCAATCTCGTCTCCTTAATAAGTAAGTAATTACTAAGATAGTTTCCAAGATCCttgaaaaagtatttttttactTTTGCAAAAGCAAATATTGTATTTTTTTCAGTGACTTTATCCATCTAGAGAGGCTTCCCCAAaccactagctctagcaatatagCTCAGTCCTTCTTTTTTAATGTACTCCTTAGGAACTCCCCACAGTTTTCTAAAATTgggatttttcttttttcccatTTTTTCAACTGAAATTTTGGCTGCCATTGTCTCAACAGTAATGGTATGTTAGCAATGTGCCAAGGGTCCACCTTCTAATACCCATTGTCTGGTTTTTTCATCTGGAAATGCAAAATAGAAAGTCCATTTTCCACCTCTGATACATCAACCCTGCCTCACGTTACCTCCTTCCGAGCCTGCGGCATTCCGGCCGGCATATCTCGAGATCGAGTTTCAGTTTCTTTTCTAGTTGGGGATTAAGACCCGGCATCAAATCCACTAAAAGTCTGAGTAGCTTTGTGAATGACTTCAAACCACCATAGGTAGACCCATCCACTTATTCCTCTATCGGCCAGGCTTTTGTCCCTATCTACGtttgattttaaaaagaaatGGAAGGGCGCTCTTTTTGATCGAGAAACAAGGTTTGGTTGAAATGCTACTGGTGGTTGGTGCTTCAGGCCGCAGTTGGTATATCATAAACGAGTTATAACCGGAAAAGCTTAGAAAGAGTAAATGCTATATACCTGATACCGGAAAGCGAAGCGTGGTGCTAACATGACTAAAAAAACGATTCGGAAATCTGTCTTTATAACTTTCTCTCATGCGGAACGAAGAGAAGTTAGTAAATATATTGGGAAGCCCTTGATCGAGTAGTTCATCCGAAAGCATTTGATCCATCAGATCAGTGCTTGATCTTCTACTTAATAGGTTCAAGACCTAAATAAAGGAATGAAAACAGCTGCAAGATCCGCTTACTTCTTTCTCTTAGTCAGCTCTATCTCATATTGCCTACGAGCTCTCGTAGTATCTCACAGCAGTATCGAATAATGAAAAGAAGGAAAGCTCTATTGAATAAGCCAAGGATAGAGAGAAAAAACTTAAAGAACTATTTGAGAAAAGGAATATATCTCCAGGTTATTCATTCCATCCTAATTTTCAATCTCGTGAATTCAATAAAAAGAACTCAAGGCTGCGACATCCACTTTAAGACTAGTTAAAAAGAAAAGGTTCCACCCTTGTAGTTAGACAACCGATATGCGACATCATACTTAGTATGGGAGTTGCCGCTGATCTGCGACATCAATAGATAAGCATGGTATGCGAATATGTGTTGTTGATCTCCGCATCGCGATGCTACTTTCGTAGGGGAGAGCAGTCAGTCCCCACCAAGGTGAGTATAAGGGCTTTTTTTGGGGGGTAATTTCGCTTCGTTCATCTTCAAGTGCCGACAGTTTCTATTCCCGAGTGTGAAAAGCCAGTACTGGATAGACGGTTTAGATACGTCACTGAGTGCCCCATGGGTCATCTTGTTTCCTATTCATTGGAAGCTACATAAAGCATCCCTATATTAAGATGAAGTAAGAAAGCATCAGTCCTCTTATTTTCTGTCTTCTATGAAAGAATGTAGCTCGCTCTTTCAACCCGGGGCCCCCTCTGGGGAACTGTTTGAGTTTTAGCATCGACCCCATTTCCTTTTGATCGTATTACGCTTGACTCGCTGCAAAACATTTCGCTTTCTGCGCCACGCTCGTACGTGGTTTACACTCCTTGCCTTTCATCTGACTTTGCCATCGGGCAATTGTTTGTTTTCAACTGGATTGGATTCCGAACCAAGAAAGATAGGCAACTTTCACTTGAAAGAAAGGAGCTTCAGAACTCTTGTATTCCaccgaataagaataagaataagaataagagcaAGAAGGGGCTATCTTTGTGAAGGGACCGGCACCAGAAAGTAGATCATATGGCCTTTCTTTCGCCAAAATCAAGTAAAGCCCCGGCCCAAGAAATGCAGCAAAGCAAGTCGTCTTTGGTTTGGAGCTAAATTCCCGGATGTATAGGCTTGATCGAGTGCCTTACCTGAAATCGACGATATAAAGTGGGCTCTTTAGCTTGCTCCGACAGAGGTCTCCTTCTCCCTTAGCAGCGAGACCAGTCCCTACCTCTTTTCAATCAATCTTTCATACCGTATGCCTTTTCTACGCCTAAAACAAGTTCATGTCTCTCCTCTCTGAAGTCGGACCTTATTGAAAAGTAGTACGCTTTCTTTCGTGGTGTTCAGGATCCCATGCTTTGTGTAGTTCACGCATGGCTTTCTCTAACGAAGCTAATGCCGAATTAAAGACCTTAAACGGAAAGACACAGGAGGTGGCGAAAAACGAAAAAAGAGAAAGAGCTTACAAACTTCTCTGAACCCGGTAGCCAGCGGAGCCCTTATTCATGGGTTAGG
This window encodes:
- the LOC123427157 gene encoding ribosomal protein S7, mitochondrial; translation: MGDFDGEQKELIKKLVNFRMIDGKRTRVRAIVYKTFHRLARTERDVIKLMVDAVDNIKPICEVVKVGVAGTIYDVPGIVARDRQQTLAIRWILGAAFKRRISYRISLEKCSFAEILDAYRKRGISRKRRENLHGLASTNRSFAHFRWW